GCGCTCGGCCGACATGCGCTACCGCGGGCAGAGCTACGAACTGACGGTGCCCTGGCGCGGGCGCGACCCGGAGAGCGTGTTTCACTCCGCGCACGAGCAGCGCTACGGATATGCGAACCGCGCGCGCCCCGTGGAAATCGTGCAGGCGCGCGTGCGGGCGGTCACGCCGGTGACTCCGCCCGTGTTGAGGACTCCGGACCGGCGTTCGCGCCGCGCTCCCGAGCGCCGCACGGTGTTTGTGGACGGGAGATGGCACGAGATGCCCGCGCTGGCTCGCGAGTCCGTGAGCCCGCAGTGGACGGACGGGCCGGCGCTGATTCTGGATGCGGGCTCCACCACGCTGGTTCCGCCGGGATGGCGCTGCCGGCGCGATCGCGCCGGAGCGGTTGTGATTAACTGGAAGCGATGAAATCCGCAGTCTTCGCGATCCCGCTTCTCTGCCTGCCGCTGGCCGCGCAGGTGCAGTTTCAGCAGGCCGCCGATCACATCGAGATCACGATCGACGGCAAGCCGTTCGGCACGTTCCATTACGGGGAAGACGCTCCCAAGCCGTATCTGTCGCCGCTGCGCGCGGCCTCGGGGACGATTGTCACGCGCCGCTTTCCGATGGAGAAGATCGAAGGCGAGACGCGGGACCATCCGCACCACCGCGGGCTGTGGTTCACGCACGGCGATGTGAACCAGATTGATTTCTGGGCCAACGAGCCGGGCGGCAAGGGGCGCAAGGGGAAAGTGAAGCTCGAGAAGATCCTCGCCGTGAAGGGCGGGAAGAAGGAGGGCTCGATCCGCGCGAGCTTCCTGTGGGTGGATGACGCGGGCGATCCGCTGGTGCGCGAGACGCGCACGATGACGTTCTATTCGGATCCTTCCCAACGGGTGCTGGACTTCGACGCGACGCTGACGGCGGTGAAGAAGGCGGTGTTCGGCGACACGAAGGAAGGCTTCTTCGCCATCCGGCTGCGCGACGCGATGCGGGAGCGCGGCGGCACCGGGCGCATGATCAACGCCGAGGGCAAGACGGGCATGAAAGAAGTGTGGGGCAAGGCGTCGCCGTGGGTGGACTACAGCGGCACGCTGGACGGCGAGGCGCTGGGCGTGGCGATTCTCGATCATCCGAAGAGTTTCCGCCATCCGACGTACTGGCACGCGCGCGACTATGGACTGTTTGCGGCCAACGCGTTCGGGCTGCACGATTTCTTCAACGACAAGACGAAGGACGGCAGCCATGCGCTCGAGCCAGGGCAGAGCATCCGGTTCATCTACCGCGTGATCATTCATCCGGGCGATACGGAATCAGCCGGGATTGCGAAACAGTTCGCCGAATTCGCCAAGAAGAAGTTCTGATGAGCGCGCCTTCCGCCCGCCCGCTGCGGATCGGCATCACCTGCTACCCCACGTACGGGGGGTCGGGGATCGTTGCCACGGAACTGGGCATGGAGCTGGCGGCGCGGGGCTACGAGGTTCACTTCATCACGTACGCGAACCCGATCCGGCTGGATCCGGGGCTGCCGCGCATCTACTATCACGAGGTTGAAGTCGCGTCCTACCCGCTGTTTCAGTATCCGCCCTACGATCTGGCGCTGGCGTCGCGCATGGTGGAGATCGCCGAGTGGCAGCAGCTGGACCTGCTGCACGTCCACTACGCGATCCCGCACGCCACGGCGGCGTTTCTGGCGCGGTCGATGCTGAGGGAGAAGCGCCGGCTGCCGTTCGTGACGACGCTGCACGGCACGGACGTCACGCTGGTCGGAAGCGACAAATCGTATCTGCCGGTGACGCGCTTCTCGATCGAGGAGTCCGACGGCGTGACGGCGATCAGCGAGTATCTGAAGCGGCAGACGTACGAAGCCGTGGGGGCGCGCAAGGAGATCCGCGTCATCTACAACTTCGTCAACTGCGATCTGTACCGCATGGCGAAGCAGCCGCATGAAGGGCGGCCGAGGCTGCTGCACATTTCGAATTTCCGCCCGGTGAAGCGCGCGCCGGACTGCGTGCGCATTCTGGCGCGGGCGCGCGAAGCGGTGGATTGCGAGCTGTGGATGGCGGGCGACGGACCGGACCGCGGCGCGGCCGAGCGGCTGGCGTTCGAGCTGGGCGTGCACGAGCACGTGCGCTTCCTGGGCAAGCAGGACCACATCGAGCGGCTGATTCCGCAGTGCGACGTGCTGCTGCTGCCGTCGCAGCTGGAGTCGTTCGGGCTGGCGGCGCTGGAGGCGATGGCCTGCGGCGTGGTGCCTGTGGCGACGCGGGCAGGCGGGCTGCCGGAACTGATCACGCACGGGCAGAACGGGTTTCTGGAGGAGGCGGGGGACACGGACGCGCAGGCGGCGCGCGTGGCGGAGCTGCTCCAAGACCGCGATCTCTACAACCGCATGCGGTGGGCGGCGCGCACGACGGCGGAGGAGCGGTTCTGCACGTCGCTGATCATTCCGCAATATGAGGCGTTCTACCGGGAAGTGATCGCGGCGGCGTAAAAACATATCGGCCCGCCCCCGCGCCGGGCGGAGGCGGGCCGGGAGTTCACAAGAGAAGGTCAGCGCGCCGCAAGCAGCGCCCGCAGATGGCGCGCCCGCTCGGGGGAGCGCAACTGCCGCAGCGCCTTGGCTTCGATCTGCCGGATGCGCTCGCGCGTGACGTCGAACTGCTGCCCGATCTCCTCGAGCGTATGCTCGCGCTCGCAGCCGATGCCGAAGCGGAGACGGATGACTTTTTCTTCTTTCGGAGACAGGGTCTTGAGAATGGCGGCCGTCTCTTCGCGGATGTTGGAGTCGATGACCGTGTCGACGGGCGAGCCGACCCAGCGGTCCTCGATGAGGTCGCCGAGGGCGGATTCGCCGTCGCGGCCGACGGGGGTTTCGAGCGACACCGGATCGCGCGAGATGGTCTTGAGCTTCTGGACCTTCTCGACGGGGATGTCCATCCGGCGGCTGATCTCTTCGTTGGTGGGGGCGCGGCCCAGTTCCTTCTCCAGCTCGCGGGTGGCGCGCAGGAACTTGTTCATCGACTCGTTCATGTGCACCGGGATGCGGATGGTGCGGGACTGGTCCGCGATGGCGCGCGTGATGGCCTGGCGGATCCACCACGTGGCGTAGGTCGAGAACTTGTAGCCGCGGCGGTACTCGAACTTGTCGGCGGCGCGCATCAGGCCGATGTTGCCCTCCTGGATCAGGTCCAGCAGGTGCAGGCCGCGGTTGACGTACTTCTTGGCCACCGAGACGACCAGGCGGAGGTTGGCCTCCACGAGGTCTTTCTTGGCGCGCTCGGCTTCCTGCTCGCCCTGACGGATGTCGGCGAGGGATTTCTTCAGTTCGGCGTGGGTGGCGCCAGCCTGCGTCTCGCGGCGCTTGATTTCGCGCCGGATCTCGCGGATGCGGGCCTGGTTGGCCGAGCGGTCGGCTTCGAGCTGCTGGAGCTCGGCTTCATACTGGTTGAGCTCTTCGACCGCCTGCTCGATGGCCGTCGAGAACTGCCGCCACCGGGAGGGCAGCCAGGGGAAGCTGCGGATGGCGCGGGAGGTCTCCACGCGCGCCCGGTAATACTTCCAGAGGGCCTTCTTCTGGGCCTTTTTGTTGGCGCCCGGGCCGGCGGCCAGCTTTTCGCGGAGCTGCTCCTGTTTGCGGAACAGCGCGATGTAGGTTTCGAACTGGTCCCGGATCTCGCGCAGACGCTTGTCGTAGGCAGGGGTTCCTTCCTCGACTTCGCCCAGATCCACGAGAGTCTCCGGGTTCAGTTCGCCCGAGCGGACCTTTTCGGCCAGCTCGAGCACCTGGTTCTGCACGAGAAGCGACCGGCTCGCCGCCTTCTGCATGCGGAGTTTGCCCTGCTCCATGCGGCGGGCGAGCGTGACTTCGCCTTCCCGCGTCAGCAGCGGAACCGCGCCCATTTCGCGAAGGTAGACGCGAACGGGGTCGTCGGTGTAGATGGACTCTTCCGCCGGCTGCGCGGCGGCAAACTCGTCTTCCTGGACGTCTTCAGGATGGAAGAAATTGGTTTCCTCGTCGAATGGCAGGCCGAGCGTATCGGCCGCATCCGTCAGAAACTGATCTTCGAAGTGATCCACTGGCAACAAACCTCCAGGTCCGAACAGAGATCTCCGGCAACGTGGCCGCTGCCCGGATCCGAATCAAAACTGCCGACTGCTGTCATGGGAGCCGTCTCTGCCCCGCCGCAAGGCGCCCGCCGGGACTAAGGCGTGCGTTGCGGCGGCCGACAAACTGATTCACCGGCCCAATCCTGATTCCCGCGCCTGCGCAACTCCGCCCACATTGCTTCTCCGGGAGGGCACGAAACCGCTCCGCTGGACTGGTTGGCTCATACTGGCGGCGGACGGGAAGGCGCGCCCAATCAGGATAGCACACAATTGCGATCTTGTTAAGCTCCCAATTTGTTTGATGCCGTGCGCGGGAATTCGTTACACATCCGCCGCCCAATCTGGCGCCGGCGGGAGCCGGCGTGGCGGATCAGCCACGCTTCTTCCGGATCAAGTCTTTGATTTCACTGAGGAAAGCTTCAACGTCCTGGAAATCCCGGTAGACGGAGGCGAAACGCACGTAGGCAATCTTGTCGAGGGCGAGGAGCCGACGCGTCAGATGTTCTCCTATTTCTGAAGTAGTCATCTCCCGATCCGGTCTGTCGACCAGCATTCCCTCGACTTCGTCGACCAACTCGGCGAGGGTGGACATGGGGATGGGGCGCTTTTCGCAGGCTTTGAGCAGCCCATTGAGCACCTTCTGACGGTCGAACTTCTCGCGGCGGCCGTCTTTTTTGACGACCATGTAGGGGACCTCGTCGATTCTTTCATATGTAGTAAATCGACGGCCGCATTGCAGGCACTCGCGCCTGCGGCGGATGACGTCGCCTTCCTTGCTTTCGCGGGAATCAATGACACGGTCTTCTTTGAATCCGCAGAATGGACAGTTCATGAGACGGCCTCGGAAGGTAGGTGAGAGAGCTCGCGCCACCGCAGTCCCTCGCGCAGGGCGAGCAGCGCACCGAGCGGGACGGCTCCGGCGAGGGCGATGACCCAGTTCAGGAGCGCCAGGCTGGTGGCGGTTTCCAGAGGGACACGGAACATCGAGGTGGTCACGAGAATGGACGCGACCTGAAAACCGCCGCCCAGCCCGGGAATCTGGACGACGCTCCCGATGGCGACAAAGCCGATATAGGCCAGGATCTGGCTGGGGCTGAGCCCTGCGGTCTCGCGAAAGGCGAGGAACATCAGGTGAAAACTCGCGTAGATGATCAGCCATTCCACCGCGCTCCACCAAAGGAGGCGGGCGATGGCCGGGCCTGACCGGGCGGCGCGCAGTCCATCGAGCGCGGATCGCACCAGGCGGGCGGCCATTTCCTGGTGGTGCTGCTGAAGGAAGCCGAGCGCGGCGATGATCCTGTGCTCGAACTTCGGCGCCCAATGCTGGAGCACGATCAGCGCCGCAAGGCAGAGCGAACCGGTGATGCCGATGATCCAGCCGCCTTTCGCAATGAGCCAGCGCAGTTCGGGACTGGCGGAAGGATGGATCTGGATGGACGAGGCGAGGGCGTAACCGAAGAAGACGAGGATCAGGAGCGTGTCGTAGATCCGCTCGAGCACGAGGGCGGCCAGCTGGGAGGGGAAGGACACTCTGGCAGCCCGGGCGATGAGCCAGGGGCGGACCAGTTCGCCGGGGCGGCCGAACAGGTAGACGGCGGTGAATCCGACGATGGTGGCGGAGAGCACGTCCCGGAAGCGTGCGGACGGGGCGAGCGGCCGGAGCATGACCATCCAGCGGACGGTTCTGCCGACGTAGGAGAGGAGCCCCACGGTCCAGGCGGCGGCGATCCAGCCCCAGTGGACATGGCGGAAAGCGGACGCGAACGCGCCCGGGTCGAAGCCGGTCTGCCGGGCGCGCCAGAAGAGAAATGCGGCAGCGGCCAGCAGGAGGAGGCACGGGATGCAGAGGCTGCGGGCCAGGGGGCGGCGCGCCTTGCTGGCGGAGCTGGGCAGCGTTTCCTGCACGTGAGGCCGTTCGAGGCGAGGCGTCCCGCAAATTCAACTAAAATGGGAGCCGGTCCCGTACGCCTTCGCCACGGTCGAACTTTTCATGATAAACCCGCGTTGTACAGATAGGAAGCCAGCCAGCCGGTCAGAGGAAGCAGGGCTGGCGGCCGATCTGGCGAGAAGGAACCACGGCAATGGCAGCGGGCACTCAGGTCTGGGGCACGGCGCAAAGCGGGGCGGCCGCCGTGGCGCCGTTGCGATCAGCGGCCTGGGAGGGGAGCGGCCCCGGCGTGCTGAACGTGGACGCTGACAGCGAACTGGTGGCTCGCTGCCTGGAGGGCGACGAGAGCGCCTGGGAAGATCTTGTCCGCACGTACACGAAGCGCGTCTACTCCATCTGCTACCGTTTCACGGGGAGGGAGAGCGAAGCGCAGGACCTCACGCAGGAGGTGTTTTTCAAGGTTTTCCGCAACGTGCGGAGCTTCCGCGCCGGGGAGGGGTCTTTCGGAGTCTGGCTGGCGCGGCTGACGCGGAATCTGCTGATCGACCATTACCGCCGCTCGAAGAACGAGCGGGTGACGGCGTCGATTGAAGAGCAGCTCCCGATGCTCGAAGAGAAGGCCGCGCTGGAAGGCCGCACGGAGGCGGCGCTGGCGGGCCGGGAGGCGAGCGAGGCGCTGCAGAAGGCGCTGGCGAAGCTTTCGCCCGACCTGCGCGAAACGGTGATTCTGAGGGATATTGAAGGCCTGGAATACCGCGAGATCGCGCAGGTGCTGGGCGTGCCGGAAGGAACCGTGAAGTCCCGGCTGAACCGGGGCCGGAGCGAACTGGCGCGCGCGCTGCGCCAGATGAGGGTCGTGCCATGAAGTGCAGCGATCTCGAGGCCCTGATCTGCGACTACACCGACGGCACGCTGACGCCGGCGGAACGGGCCACGGTGGAACTGCACCTGGCCTCGTGCGCGGCCTGCCGCGCGCTGGTGGAGGAAGCGCGCGCGGCGGTGGCCTTCATCGGGACGGCCGCAGACGTCGAGCCGCCGCCGGCTCTGGTGAACCAACTGCTGTTCGAGGTGCGGCACGGCGCCGTCCGGCCGGTGCGGGAGCGTGGCGGCTGGCTGGCGCGCCTTGTGGAGCCGATCCTGCAGCCCCGGTTTGCGATGGGGATGGCGATGACGATCCTCAGCTTCGCCATGCTGGCGCGGTTCGCGGGGGTGCCGGTGCGGCAATTGAGGATCACCGATCTCGAGCCGGCCAGGGTGTGGATGGCCGTGGAAGACAGGGCCTGGCGCACCTGGGACCGCGCCAAGAAGTATTACGAGAGCCTGCGGCTGGTGTACGAGATCCAGCAGACGTTGAAGGAATGGACAGAAGAGCCTGCCGTCCCGGCCGAGACGCCGCGGAAGCAAGACCGTCCCGGCGCCGCCGGGCGCGGGCGGGCGGGAGACGGAATTGACTGGAGCGTGCCCGCGCAGATCGAGCCGCCCGGGAAGGGGAAAAGACAATGACAGAGAACGCCCAGAAGAAGCCTGTAGCCGCTTATTGCCGCGTCTGCGGCGCCGCGCTGGCTGAAGACGAAGTCCGCCTGGCGCAGGGAACCGTCTTTTGCGCGGCCCACGCGCCCGCAGCGCCGCAGCAGACGCCGGTTTCGGCGCCGCCGCCTTTGCCTGTCAATCCGGGCGTTTCGCCCGGGCTGGCCTTCATTCTCGGCCTGATCCCGGGCGTGGGCGCGATTTACAACGGGCAGTACGCCAAAGGAATCGTGCATGTGCTGATCCTCGGACTGCTGATCAGCATTGTCTCCAGCGACGCCGCCGGCGGACTGGAGCCGTTGTTCGGGCTGCTGACGAGCGTGTTCTGGTTCTACATGGCGTTCGAGGCGTACCACACGGCGCGGCGCCGCCTGATGGGCGAGCCGGTGGACGAATTTTCTTCGCTGGTGGAGCTGCGGGGCGGCGGACGGTCTCCGCTGCTGCCGGTGCTGCTGATCGTGTTCGGCGCGCTGTTCCTGCTGAACAATTTCGGCATGCTGCCGATGCGCGAGGTGCTGCGCTACTGGCCCGTTCTGCTGATCGCGGCCGGCGTGTGGATGCTGACGCAGCAGTTCAGCGGCGGGCGCAGGGGCAAAGAGGCGGGGTCTGATGCCCCCGGGGGAGGCGGCCAATGACACGCATGGGGGAACTGATGCGGGCGATCCGCGGCCCGGTGGTGCTGATCACGCTGGGCGCGCTGCTGCTGGCGGACCGGATGTCGGGAGTTCCAGTGACCAAAACGTGGCCGGTTCTGCTGATCGTATTCGGGCTGATGAAGCTGCTGGAGAGGACGGCGGGCGCGCCGGGGGCTGGCGGCGGGGCCCGATTCCAGGGTTGAGGAGGCGGACATGAAGAGAGGATCCCTGGCCGGTCCCCTGCTGCTGATCGTCATCGGCGTCGTGTTCCTGGTGCGGAACATCCGGCCGGACCTGCCGCTGTTCGAGCTGTTCGTGAACTGGTGGCCGGCGCTGCTGGTGGCCTGGGGCGTGTTGCGGATCGTGGAGATCGCCGTCAGCTACTCGCGCCAGCGGCCGCTGCCGCGCGCGGGCATCAGCGGCGGAGAGTGGGCGCTGATCATCCTGATCACGATCGCCACGATGTCGATCTGGAGCGCGAAGCGCTGGAGCCAGGAGCTGCCGGGCAAGATCCGGATCGGCGGCGTGGAGGTGTTCGGCGAGGCGTTCGATTATCCGGTGACCGACCAGACCGTGGCCGCCGCGCCGCGGGGCCGGCTGGTGATCGAAAGCGCGCGGGGCAACACGCGGATCACGGGAGTGGAAGGCAACGAAGTGAAGGTCTCGGCGCGGAAAACGGTGCGGGCGCTGGACCGCGCCGCGGCTGACCGCGCCGCTGCAGCCGCCGAGGTGCAGGTGAAGCGGGACGGCGACACCGTCCGCATCGAGCACGGCCGGGACGCGGCCGAAGGGGCGCGCGTGAGCATCGACCTGGAGATCACGGCGCCGCGGGGATCGAGCATCGAATTCCGCGGCAAGTATGGCGATCTTGAAGTGAAGGACATCGAGGGCGAGGTCGTCTGCGATTCCGACAACGCCGGGGTGCGGCTGGAGTCCGTCGGCGGGCGGGCGCGCGTGAATCTCCGCCGCAGCGACATCATCCGCGCGCTGAAAGTGAAAGGCGACATCGAGATCAAAGGGCGCGGCCGGGACATTGAAGTGGAGGACGCCGCGGGGAGCGTTTCCATCGAGGGCTCGTGGTCAGGGGAAACCATCGTGCGGCGGGCGGCGCGCGCCGTGCGGTTCGAAAGCAGCCGGACCGAGATCCGCGCGGCTGCCGTGCCCGGCGAGATGCGGCTGAGCCTGAGCCAGCTGACGATGAGCCGCGTCACCGGCCCCCTGAGCGTGCGGGCGGAGACGAAGGACATCCAACTGGCTGACGTCGCCGACACCCTGACGGTGGACGTCGAGCGCGGCGACATCGAGATCCGTCAGCCGCGGCCCGAGATCGGCCGCATGACCGTGAAGACCGACAGCGGAGACGTGGAGCTGGCGCTGGCGCCGGCGGCGCGGTTCTCCCTGACGGCGAAGACGGAGCGCGGCGAGGCCGTCAATGAATTCGACCCGCGCCTGAAAGCCGAACAGGACGACCGGCGGGGCTCGATTTCGGGCAGCACGGGGGCGGGGCCGGAAGTCCGTCTGGAGACGCGGCGCGGACGGATGATCGTGCGGAAGCTGACGCCGGCGGAGATCTCTTCGCCGCTGGGCCGTCCTCCGCAGGCGCCGCCTCCGCCGGAGCCCCCCAAGGCCGTAGATCAGTGACCCTGCGCTTTGCCGCGCACGAGCATCAGGCGCACGTCCATCACATTGGTGCCCGTCGGCCCGGTCATGACGAGATCGCCGAGCGGCTGGAAGAAGCGGTATGAATCGTTTTCGTTCAGGGCCTTCTTCGCATCGAGCCCGATGGAGGCGGCGCGCGCCACGGTGGCTCCGTCGGCCATCGCTCCGGCCGCATCGGTGGGGCCGTCGGTGCCGTCGGTGCCGGCGCTGAAGGCCAGCACGCCGGGCACGCCCTCGAGCGCGATGGCCGCGGCGAGCGCGAATTCCTGGTTCCGCCCGCCCAGGCCCTGGCCGCGCAGCGTCACCGTGGTTTCGCCGCCGCTGATCAGGCAGACGGGCGGACGCGCCGGACGGCCGGACGTGACGATCTCGCGGGCGATGGCGGCGTGCATGGCGGCGATGTCGCGCGTTTCCCCTTCAATCGTGGTGGACAGCACCAGCGGCCTGTAGCCGAGCTCGCGCGCCTTCCGTGCAGCAGCATCCACAGCGAGACGGTTCGACCCGACAATGACGTTCCGCGTCCTGCGGAAACAGGCGTCGCCGGGCTTGGGCGTTTCTTCGATCTTTCCCTCGAGCCCGTCCTGCAGCAGGCTGCGGACCCGGGCGGGGATCTTTTTCTGAAGGCCGTGCTTTTCGATCACCGTCCAGGCGGCGGCGAACGTGGACGTATCGGGCGCCGTGGGGCCGGAGCCGATGACGTCGAGCGGATCGCCGACGACATCGGAAAGCAGGAGCGCGAGGACTTCCGCCGGCTGCGCCAGCCGGGCCAGGCGCCCGCCCTTGATGGCGGAGAGGTGCTTGCGCACGGCGTTGATCTCATGGATGGTGGCGCCGCAGGCGAGAAGCAGCCGGGTGGTTTCCTGCTTCTCTTCCAGCGTCACCGGCTCGAGGGGCAGAGGAAGCAGCGCCGAGCCGCCGCCGCTGATCAGACACAGCAGAAGGTCTCCTTCCTGCGCTTCGGACGCGATCTGCGCGATGCGGCGGGCGCCTTCCACGCCGCGGGCGTCGGGCACCGGATGGCTGGCTTCGTGGAGCGTGATGCGCCTGAGCGGCGCGAGATGGCCGTCTTTGGTGTTGATCCAGCCGCCGGCGATCCGCCTGCCCAGCACCTGCTCCGCCGCCTGGGCCATCGCCGCCGAAGCCTTGCCCGCGCCGACGACGAAGATGCGGCGGTATCGCGAAGCATCCAGCTTCGCCAGAGCCGCTTTGACCGTCTTTCGCGGATCTGCCGCTTCCACCGCGGCGCGGAAAACCGACAGCGCATGCCGCCGCATCAGCTTCTCGTTCTGCATGGCTTCCCCGCTTCAGAAAATGGGCAGTTGCAGGATCTTCTCCACCGCTTCGGCGGATCCTCCCGGCCCGATCTCAATCCGGTAGTCCGCTTTCTCGTAGGCCGGCCGCCGCGCGTGGTACAGCTCCTCGAGTTTCGCCGGATCGCGCGCGAGCGGCCGCGTGTCGGAGTGGGCGATCCGCGCCCGGATCATCTCCAGCGGCGCGTCGAGCCAGATCGACACTCCGTTGTTCTCGATGAGCTCGTAGTTGCGCGGCTGCGCGAAGCAGCCGCCGCCGACGGCCAGCACCCAGGGCACGCCGCGGGCGATGTCGCCGATGCGCCGTTTCAGCGCCTCGTGCTCCAGACGCCGGAACTCTTCCTCGCCCATGCGGTCGAAGATTTCGTTGATCGTCATCTGCTGGCGCGATTCGATGTCCTCGTCGAGATCGGCGAAGCGCCAGCCCAGACGTTTCGCCAATGCCCGGCCCACGGTCGTTTTGCCGCAGCCCATGAAGCCCACCAGATAAATGCCGGGCGTGCGTTTCAGCTTCAGGATCATGGCGCGGCTCCCCGTCCAGGCTGGTCTCCTGCGCCTTTGATTGCATGCGTGGCCGGGCGGACGTAGCGCTTTGCTTGCATGTGCGGGCTCAACGGTCCGTATGAGCCATAATACAAGCATGCCGGAGGAGATGCTGCCTCTGTTCCCGCTGGAGACGGTGCTCCTCCCGCATTGCGAACTGCGGCTCCACATTTTCGAAGAGCGGTACAAGGAGATGATCGCGGAGTGCCTGGAGCTCCGTCAGGAGTTCGGCGTCGTGCAGGCGCGCGGCGGCGGGCTGATGCGGATCGGCTGCACGGCTTCGATCGAGGACGTGCTGCGCCGGTACGAGGACGGCCGCATGGACATCGCCACGGTGGGCCGCAGGCGTTTCGCTCTGCAGGAAGTCCTGGGGGGACGGAGCTTCCTGCGCGGCAGGGCGCACTTTTTCGACGACTTCGATGAAGCGCCGGCGGGGCGCGATCTCGTGATGGAGGCGCTCGCCGCGTGGCTGGACCTGGTCAAGGCCAAAGAAGCGGAGGCGGAGCCTCCCGATCTGGAT
This DNA window, taken from Bryobacteraceae bacterium, encodes the following:
- a CDS encoding N-acetyl-alpha-D-glucosaminyl L-malate synthase BshA, which encodes MSAPSARPLRIGITCYPTYGGSGIVATELGMELAARGYEVHFITYANPIRLDPGLPRIYYHEVEVASYPLFQYPPYDLALASRMVEIAEWQQLDLLHVHYAIPHATAAFLARSMLREKRRLPFVTTLHGTDVTLVGSDKSYLPVTRFSIEESDGVTAISEYLKRQTYEAVGARKEIRVIYNFVNCDLYRMAKQPHEGRPRLLHISNFRPVKRAPDCVRILARAREAVDCELWMAGDGPDRGAAERLAFELGVHEHVRFLGKQDHIERLIPQCDVLLLPSQLESFGLAALEAMACGVVPVATRAGGLPELITHGQNGFLEEAGDTDAQAARVAELLQDRDLYNRMRWAARTTAEERFCTSLIIPQYEAFYREVIAAA
- the nrdR gene encoding transcriptional repressor NrdR; amino-acid sequence: MNCPFCGFKEDRVIDSRESKEGDVIRRRRECLQCGRRFTTYERIDEVPYMVVKKDGRREKFDRQKVLNGLLKACEKRPIPMSTLAELVDEVEGMLVDRPDREMTTSEIGEHLTRRLLALDKIAYVRFASVYRDFQDVEAFLSEIKDLIRKKRG
- a CDS encoding hydroxypyruvate reductase, which translates into the protein MQNEKLMRRHALSVFRAAVEAADPRKTVKAALAKLDASRYRRIFVVGAGKASAAMAQAAEQVLGRRIAGGWINTKDGHLAPLRRITLHEASHPVPDARGVEGARRIAQIASEAQEGDLLLCLISGGGSALLPLPLEPVTLEEKQETTRLLLACGATIHEINAVRKHLSAIKGGRLARLAQPAEVLALLLSDVVGDPLDVIGSGPTAPDTSTFAAAWTVIEKHGLQKKIPARVRSLLQDGLEGKIEETPKPGDACFRRTRNVIVGSNRLAVDAAARKARELGYRPLVLSTTIEGETRDIAAMHAAIAREIVTSGRPARPPVCLISGGETTVTLRGQGLGGRNQEFALAAAIALEGVPGVLAFSAGTDGTDGPTDAAGAMADGATVARAASIGLDAKKALNENDSYRFFQPLGDLVMTGPTGTNVMDVRLMLVRGKAQGH
- a CDS encoding ATP-dependent protease, with translation MLPLFPLETVLLPHCELRLHIFEERYKEMIAECLELRQEFGVVQARGGGLMRIGCTASIEDVLRRYEDGRMDIATVGRRRFALQEVLGGRSFLRGRAHFFDDFDEAPAGRDLVMEALAAWLDLVKAKEAEAEPPDLDHPQLSFLLADLSPDLHFRQRLIEMQSERERLEAVRDHLRRQAEKERIRQAMEKVVRSNGHGRHLYPQSE
- the rpoD gene encoding RNA polymerase sigma factor RpoD is translated as MDHFEDQFLTDAADTLGLPFDEETNFFHPEDVQEDEFAAAQPAEESIYTDDPVRVYLREMGAVPLLTREGEVTLARRMEQGKLRMQKAASRSLLVQNQVLELAEKVRSGELNPETLVDLGEVEEGTPAYDKRLREIRDQFETYIALFRKQEQLREKLAAGPGANKKAQKKALWKYYRARVETSRAIRSFPWLPSRWRQFSTAIEQAVEELNQYEAELQQLEADRSANQARIREIRREIKRRETQAGATHAELKKSLADIRQGEQEAERAKKDLVEANLRLVVSVAKKYVNRGLHLLDLIQEGNIGLMRAADKFEYRRGYKFSTYATWWIRQAITRAIADQSRTIRIPVHMNESMNKFLRATRELEKELGRAPTNEEISRRMDIPVEKVQKLKTISRDPVSLETPVGRDGESALGDLIEDRWVGSPVDTVIDSNIREETAAILKTLSPKEEKVIRLRFGIGCEREHTLEEIGQQFDVTRERIRQIEAKALRQLRSPERARHLRALLAAR
- the aroK gene encoding shikimate kinase, producing the protein MILKLKRTPGIYLVGFMGCGKTTVGRALAKRLGWRFADLDEDIESRQQMTINEIFDRMGEEEFRRLEHEALKRRIGDIARGVPWVLAVGGGCFAQPRNYELIENNGVSIWLDAPLEMIRARIAHSDTRPLARDPAKLEELYHARRPAYEKADYRIEIGPGGSAEAVEKILQLPIF